One part of the Rutidosis leptorrhynchoides isolate AG116_Rl617_1_P2 chromosome 1, CSIRO_AGI_Rlap_v1, whole genome shotgun sequence genome encodes these proteins:
- the LOC139878927 gene encoding large ribosomal subunit protein eL31-like has protein sequence MVEKTKGRKEEVVTREYTINLHKRLHGCTFKKKAPKAIKEIRKFAQKAMGTTDVRVDVKLNKHIWSRGIRSVPRRVRVRIARKRNDDEDAKEELYSLVTVTEIPPEGLKGLGTKVIDDED, from the exons ATGGTGGAGAAAACAAAAGGAAGAAAGGAAGAGGTTGTAACTAGGGAGTACACCATCAACCTCCACAAGCGCCTCCATGGATG CACTTTCAAGAAGAAGGCACCCAAGGCGATTAAGGAGATCAGAAAGTTTGCCCAGAAGGCCATGGGTACAACCGACGTGAGAGTCGATGTGAAGCTAAACAAACATATCTGGAGCCGAGGTATCAGAAGTGTCCCAAGGAGAGTCAGAGTTAGGATTGCAAGGAAgaggaatgatgatgaagatgctaAAGAAGAACTCTACTCACTCGTCACTGTTACCGAGATTCCACCAGAAGGACTCAAGGGGCTTGGAACAAAGGTCATCGATGATGAAGACTAG